The genomic interval AAGGCAGTAGAATTAACCCCCAAAGATGAGACCCTCATAAGACCAGTACAACtatttgccaaaatattcaCCCACAAAAAAGTCACCAACTTTAAAACGTGTGGTTTCACTTTGTGCATTGTCAACTGCCAACTGTGATCTGTGACTTCCTTCGAAATTCCTCCCAGTGAGCTCAGGGAAGAACCATCTGCTGGGTGAATGTTATGTCCTGAAAGCAGTTGATGTCGCTAGTTGTGTAACTATATCCCCTTTCCCTCAGACTCCACCACCAGCTGTGCGCCCTGAGAGGTGTAGGTCTAGTGGTGAGGCTTAGACCCACTCCCTGTTTGCTTACACCAAAGCAAGGGGTCCATACTTGAACACTGCCCCCTCGCAGGGTTCTCGTCTACTTGGATGATGTTAACACGTTATTCCTTATCCGATCATTCGTGGAAGAAGTAATTGCTCAACTGCTTCTAGGATAAGGTTTTTCTCCTGGGAAATACACTTCGAAGGACAAGTTTGCAGCAGGGATGATATCAATACCTATCTACATTCAGTATTCCATTTACAGCAGAAAAGGCCACTCCACTCATCTGGTATAATGTTTAGTCTTGTCAAATTTTGCCCCTAGCATTGAGCAGAAGAGGTGAGAATCTATCTCCTCTTCTCACATAGCCACctaaaaaataatgtttgtctGATTTATCTGGCATGTTGTGTCTGCGGCTGACAGCTGCTGCCCGGCATTAAACAAGTAACAGGGTCGCGTCATCTCTGAGAgtagttaaataaaaataatcctaAACCCCACTTCAATACACAAGTACACCTGCTAATGCATTTCTATCAGTTAAAGGGTCTGACATCAGTTGGCAGGAAGGcaacatttgtgttgtgttaaATGCAGTCGTCGTTGAAAACCAGCTTATTCTGCCAGCTCTTGTGATTCAAGTTAATAAATCCTCTTTTTCTCTTGCATTTTGACTCTCCTGGACCCCAATTatgtcctccctttctctccccccgtcTTTCTCTTCCACACCAGGAGGATGATGTTAAAGTTAAAGCTGAGGAAGAACCTGCCCCACTCACTCAGCTGGCTCACAGTTCCACCCTGGAACAAGAGGTATGACGCCGGTTTGTCGCAGTttccttcatttcattttaaagctTGAGTTCATTGAATCCTAGCTCTATTGTTTTTGTCATAGTGTACTCTATAATGTTTGTCAGTCCGTGACAATACGCACGTCACACTTGCATAAGACTTGCAGTCAGGTGACCGTGTTGAAAAAGAAATCCATTTTTAACCATAATTTCATGTCCTCACATGATTCAAATATCACTTTTCTGATAACATTGCTGTTGTGGTTACACTGTCTTATACACTGTCTCAAGATTTATAACACTCTTAATTACTGAATGTCCCAGAGGATGTTCACAATCCTAATAATCTAAACTGGGTTAAGTAATACTGTGGAATGATTTTCAACTTTGGCAGAGCTACTTTATTTCTCATTGGAGACGTGGCATAACCATCCCACTTACTGTGTCAGTgctttattttgtgtattttctttttgcatacGTCAGAGTCTCCTTGAAGGCATCACTGCACTGTCTGATCCATCTCGCCACCAGCCTCCTACAATTGATATTGACCAGCACTGGAGCAATTTACTCTTTCTGTCTGTTACTGACCTTGACGTAAGATTTGGCAccttgaaaatgtattttacttgACCCCAATATTGGTTTACAAACAGTAATTCAGATTGATAAAAACATCTATGTGTGTATCTTGTAATGATTTatgttgtggtttgtttttttccccttcaaaaTGGCAAAGACTTGAAAATCCGCTAAAATGTGTGTCCCGTGTGCAGGACTTGGACTCCCTCGTTACCGACACAGACATCCCCAGTGCCATAAGCCAGGATGTCAGTTTGCACGACGCCATGGTAACCAGAGCGTTCGGTGTGGCGTCTGAAAGAGTTGAGTCCCGGCCAGCcgcccagcagcagaggagcctcTTTCGACTAGAATCCACAGGCTCCTCCCACTCAGACCCGTCGCCGGACATGGCAGTGGGCCTCGCTGCGCTCCCGTTTGCCTCAGTATGTAATTTAACTGGAAATGTGTCATCGCATAGTGCGCTGAGTGGCTGTCTGGATGAGGCAGTGTTTGACCAGATCAATCAACTAGGTCTGGAAGGCCTGGACACCCAGCTGATGAGTTCTCTCGAGGGTATAAACCCACAGGTCCTCGAGGACTTGGACTCCGACTCGGGTCTCTCCCTGGAGAGCAGCTCTGGAGGTCCGGTCTCCCCAGGTGGGTTCCAGTCATGACGTTTCTTTATTGCCACGGCTTGTTACGTCAACAAACCGTTTCTCCTAAAATACTAATGCATGAATTAACTCCTCGCTTGTCCAGGCTCCTCTGAGATGTCGTCCTCATCCAGTTCGTTCTGTGAGGACGAGTGTGGAGCTACGGGCTACAGCAGTGAGGTGGATTCAGTCCCCTCAAAGGGAATCATGGACTACAACACAACGTGGTCTCCCATTGatctgagtgagtgtgtgtggcatGACCACAGCTACTCCTCTCCGGCTTTATTTCACCAGCCATCAGTAGCACTGCCTCACAAAGGTATCAAAGAGGAGCCTCTCAGCGACGACGACGGGCAAACGCTTGAAGACCGGGACCTGAGTCGCGACGAGCTGCGCGCCCGCGCCATGTGCATCCCCTTCTCTGTCATGCAGATCGTCAACATGCCCGTGGAGGAGTTCCTGGAGGTTCTTGAAGGCCATGGCTTCTCCACTGATCAGGTGACCCTCCTGAGGGATATCCGCAGACGGGGGAAGAACAAACTGGCAGCGCAGAACTGCCGGAAGCGCAAACTAGATGCCATCAcggggctgcaggaggaggtggaaaggTTGCAGGCCCAGAGAGGCAGGCTGCTGAAGGAGAAACAGCTCACAGCCAAGACAATGGGTGCTGTGGGACAGCAGATAAAGCAGCTGACCAGAGACGTCCTGGCCCGGCTGAGAGATAGTTCAGGGCGGCCCCTGAACCCAGAAAGATTCACCCTGCAGTGCGGGGCTAATGGGAGGGTTGTTGTTCAGCCCGTAAGACGGCCTGCTGTCTCCACATCAACGGGCAACAAAACGGACAAGAGAAAGAAGGACAAAAAGCCGTGATGTAGTATTGCCACCTGAGACTTGAGCTTTTAGGTTTGTGGATATTTTTTGGGACTGGCCCGACTCTGGTTTCGGTCTCTCCTCTTTtgccttgtgtgtttttggattCAACGCTGTTGGGAGCCTGaatctgcaaaaagaaaagacactcagaacataaataatacaaaaatatctGTAAATAAATGTTCTAATGGGGGAAAATGTAGCTTACACACTGGACATGTTGAGGCTTATTGAAGACGGACACCTGAGCAGTTTAAGGGATCGGCCGAGCTGCCGGCGATGCTACCAGTGTTGTGCCTGTTAACGTTCAAGTCGCTGAGGCTTGAGATAACCAGACATGCCTGAAGTCGACGCGGCCAGCAGTGTAACGCTCACTGGATCGGGATCTCAGAGGGTTGGAACCTTTTCGTTTGTTCGTTTGTCTCCATGTCGTCTTGCCTCTCAATGTATCCCTATTCATTATAACGAGGTTTAAGATTGTATTTATTAAAGTTTCTGAGGTTCCTGAAATGCATTATGAGACTGTCAATGGCAGTAACTGATTTTCAAAATAGTAAGTTTGTCTGAAAGTGGTGAGACTATTGGGAGATTATCTAAAGTTTACGGCTttgtttcagatatttcagGGCCTGTACTGTTCAGTAGAAATTTGTACTGAAATGTTTTCCTTATGTCTTCATGACATACAATATACCAATGATTAAATTGACAAGGCCTTAAGTTGCATCAGATAGGTGTTTTGGTTGTGGATGCTCATTAGCATAACAAAAAGGTTACCATGTCATGTTTTGCATTGCTATTGATTCATTTGTTTCAAGCACAATTTTTCTTAACCctttcatttttattagttTAGATAAGCTTATTTTCTACCTCACATCTTGGTTTGTGTTGTGGATTTtggccaacaaaaaaaaatcccttttttcTGGGAACTTTAATGCACTCTGACTAATTTTCAGAATTAATAAACAGTCCCAtttctgaaggaaaaaaaaagtaaaaaatacaatcaaacTCTATTCAATGAGATTGGTGTTTGGCCGTTGCCTTTTGTATACTTGAGATTATCTGACTGCTGAAATAAGGTTGTAGGATAGTTTGCCATGTTAGTCATTGGCCTAATTTTACAGTCGGATTAGTTAATTTGGAAACGGAGCATAAAGTAATGGTGTAACTCATGGAAATATTTTTTATCGTCCCTCACaaacttgtttttcattttgtggttTGACCAAGAGTttacttttctgtttgtttgcaaTTTGAGTGTTTTGGGGGCAAATGTTTTTGATTGCATGGTGATTGTTGACTGTTGATAGTATGATTTTGCTTAGAGAATTTGAAATGCTCTTGCAGACATTGTTctttctgatttaaaaaaaaatgtaaaaagaaaaaaacgggcCATCTCATTCTTtgtcacttttttcccccttgagTCCCTTTCAAAAGGAAATTGTTGGCAGGGTATCCACAAACTTTTTGATGGCATATTCGCCttctattaaaaaaagagaacgcACAGAAGCCCACAAGTGTTTGTAGGACCATGCAGATACAACATCAGTAACCTCAGACGTTGTAGTTTTGATTCTGTTACTTGTAGACACGCAAACTTTGAAAGGCTAAAATGACAGTAACACTAGCGACCAGTCGCAAACGTATGAAGCGCGTTTCCCCTCGTAGGCTTCCGTAGGAGACCTACGCCTGCGTTAACTTTTGCCGCCTGCTTCACCACTGCATTCGAGATAAAGGGAAAGCCCACCTCGTGGTTAGAAGACATCTCCGAGGCAGCTTATTGGGGTTTTAAAGGTGCGTATGCAGTGataattcatttcattcaatGATAATACAACATGTGGCGtaatttttaattgtttgattCAGGCAAGCAAACGATAGCTTTCTTTTGCAACTTGGACCTTGTGGCAGGAAACGCAGTTTGAGCAGAAAGTAAGCCATAATATTACGTTACCTTAAAAACTATACTATTTAGATTGGCTACACGAGTGCATTGCAAGTGCACTGCAATGTTATGGCTAAGTTACGGTAATATTAGCTAACCGCTAAGCTAGCGGAAAGTAGACATTTGTGTTTCAGGGCTACGCTGGAGTCAAGGGCCTTtagcatttttttattatccCGTCGAGCTTGGCTGCTATCGTGATTTGCTCTTTTGAAAGTGTTAACTCTATTTTGAACAAGCTTTGTTATCGACGTTTGATTTGCACCTGACaaatgaaagttaaaaaaaatctacccAGGTAAAataacaagctaacgttaccgTTAGCAATTAGGCTAACCTACATACCGCTATGTTGTGCTATTGCTAGCTTAGCATATTGTTTTGAACAACGCGCGGAGGACTTTGTAACTCTGCATTGCTAATATTCATTCGTACTTTATTTTCATATACGTTTCTAGATGCTTCTCAGTTATATCCAAAGTTTTTACAACTATTATATGGTTTACGATCCTTGAACTATGGATGATTTGGTGCTCGTCTACATTCTTCCTTTCAACTTAATGCATGTCCGTGCGAAGCGTTTGAATGGCATCAGTTTTAAACAACTTGTTCTCCTACTTCTTGGTTTTAGTGCACAACATGGGCAAGAAGCCGAAtacaaaaggaaagaaggaTGCTCACGACACTCCGGAGGAGCCGGAGGAATTTGTTGTCGAGAAAGTTCTCGACCAACGTATTGTAAATGGAAAAGTCGAATTCTTCCTGAAGTGGAAAGGCTTCACAGAGTAAGTTCCCTCCCCCCAACTGAGCTGTAAATGATCTCACCAGTACGGGGTCGTTCTATGCCTCCTGTCCATAGTTACGCTTCTATTTTCTGCCGTGCTGATTCGAAGCCTTTTAGTGGCATCTGAATGGAGTCTTATGTGAAAGAGGTGCAattggtaacccccccccccctgctttatTTAGGGCTGACAACACCTGGGAGCCAGAAGACAACCTGGACTGTCCAGAGCTTATCTCAGCGTTTTTAGAAGCACAGAAAAACGTAAAGGAGAAGCCCGCTCCCGTGAAGCGGAAGGCATCCACAGACGAGCCAGAGACGGAAGCCAAGAAGAAAGATGTGGTGGGTTCACTAATGTTTTTCACACGAGTGTTTGCTTGGGACTACGGCTTTACATTAACTTGAGTTAGACCACACAAAGATTCTCATAGTACCTGTTGTCATCCCTTGAAGGCTGAGAAACCACGTGGCTTCGCTAGGAATCTCGACCCAGAACGGATTATCGGAGCGACGGACAGCAGCGGGGAGTTGATGTTCTTGATGAAATGGTGAGTAGTAAAGAAATCTCTCCTGAAAGTAATTGTTGTCACTAGGGATGTACTCTTGACGTTACATTCTCTCAATATACATTTGGCTATTCACTGTTTTAAAGGAATGTCCTCCCCTGTTGTCCTCTTCTTTAGGAAAGACTCAGATGAAGCCGATCTGGTCCCCGCGCGTGAGGCCAACACTCGCTGCCCTCAGGTGGTAATTTCCTTCTACGAGGAGAGACTGACATGGCATTCCTGTCCAGAGGACGAGGCTCAGTAGAACTGTCCTTTGGTCCTAGCAGTCCCATCACACCCTTTTCCTCAGGACTGAGTTTTCTCCTCTGGCTTGCCTTTTAGCTTTAGCCGTCCTAGTTATTTTTGAAGATGTTTCAGCCcttgtattgtttttctttttaaggagGGCCACGTTGTACATATTAGCTGAACTGATTTGTTAGGGTGCAGCAGTTGGTGTATGATAAAGTCTTCCGGTATCATATAATGATTGATGTAATTCCAGTTTAGAAAGCATATTCTTTGAATGAACCAACCGTATTCAAACCTGGTTTAAAATTCTGTAAATTCTAAATGGAACTTCATCAGCCACCTCCTGTGTATCAATCTgtaagttttgttttgttttctacacTAGTTCTAATGTTTTTGTTCCTAAAGGTCATTTTGTATACTCCGTCTGTCTGTAAATATAATTTGAAGTTATAATAAAGGTTTTGTGACCAAATTCCTCGTCGTCTTTTTATGCTGCCAGtgaaatattttgtaaatgcAAATGTACAGTTGGCATAAACCCAATCAGGACAGAATTTCAAACCATCCCGTTCTCTTACCGCTTCTGACGGTTCATACGGCCCATGTGGACAGACGACCTTTGGTATGTCCTTTAACTCTCCTGGATTTAAGGGCACATCTGCCCCTAAGGTACCTCAGCATGGTGACACGTTTTGATTTTACAAACATCCAGTTATTCTACTGAATGCAACCTTGCTTGCAAAGTAAATCCGAATTATAGGATTTTCTTTCAGAATATCTTTTTACTGGGGCATTGCTCCCGTTAACTGAGTTGATTTCAACTCCTGCCAATCCGTGGCGACGCTGGAATCACGAACGCTCAGCAGTTCCTCCATGGAGCTGAGTGCCAATTCGCCAGGTGGCCTGAACCACCTCTGCAGCAGCGTGGACGCCAGTCCCATGATTGGCATTAGGACATGGGAGATGGACTTTGGACCGTTGTGCTTTAGGGCGGATGAAGTTTCTGTGAAAATCTCTCATGACACTTCCTTGAACaagacaaaaggaaacagaCATCATCCCAAACTGTTGATTAAGGGTTTGCGAATACCTTTTGTCCTGCAATACTGACCCCTCCATAAACAAATCCTTTTAGGAAACAATTGTTAATCCCCCACATTAAAGCGGATTGGAAGTAGCAAACCGCAAGTTTTGTACAATATTTTGAAAACaagcttaaaaaaaatggtgacattttaaatgcaaaacctTGATTGAGTTATCGGTTCAGCTCAGCTACTTACATGCTAATTCTCAGATGATCACACAACTGCACACATGACGTCTCCAGTCATCATCAAGCACTTCTAATTGTGAAAGCTGTTGGTGCTTCATGTTGCTGTGTGTTATTTATTGACCGTCAACTGAATAGTTACGCTACTGGATGTCTGTGTTATGTAAAATGTCAACGTATTTATCTCATAATGAGTGAAGAAAGGGACTTTGTGTTTACGGCCCTGACTGGATTACCAGGATCTTATCTGTGAGCTTTGTGTGTTCAGCACATGATGGTTGTCTATAGTCCGGATTACAAAGCAGTTCACTCACTCAgtaaccccccacccctcacacacacacacacacacacacacacacacacacttactttccttttttttaaactattaccAGAGGTGGAAGAAGTCCAGGCCACTTCTCAAAAGTTGTGTTTAGCTTCATTCTTGGGCTGCATCGGAATTTGGAAAAGGACGCTGGAGACTTTGGTAAGACCTTTTTATGATGTTGTTGAATCTAACCTGTATTgtctgtattgtattgtaaaagTCAGACTGAATCCACATGGCTGTCTTAAAGCGGACGACTGGAGCTacagtctttgttgttgtttgtaccagttgttgttgggttgtATATTGTTTAAGTTATAAAATCCCCCTTTTGGATTCTTCTTGAAATATCAAACGATATGGCGATATT from Gasterosteus aculeatus chromosome 10, fGasAcu3.hap1.1, whole genome shotgun sequence carries:
- the nfe2l3 gene encoding nuclear factor erythroid 2-related factor 3, whose product is MQIAKKYFSEGLIQLTILLSLIGVRVDIDSYLSGYYTPLIEISLGPSSAYTQTPFHNLRETLDGYSVHPKCPELDYFFASRRLLDEVRTLGSRRFPTQLNAWLVHQVSATDKAECGPSTSNDTDAEPGVESPAVEAGDDSERPPHNGQDGCQTTAELGRRPCSTGACGFLKEEDDVKVKAEEEPAPLTQLAHSSTLEQESLLEGITALSDPSRHQPPTIDIDQHWSNLLFLSVTDLDDLDSLVTDTDIPSAISQDVSLHDAMVTRAFGVASERVESRPAAQQQRSLFRLESTGSSHSDPSPDMAVGLAALPFASVCNLTGNVSSHSALSGCLDEAVFDQINQLGLEGLDTQLMSSLEGINPQVLEDLDSDSGLSLESSSGGPVSPGSSEMSSSSSSFCEDECGATGYSSEVDSVPSKGIMDYNTTWSPIDLSECVWHDHSYSSPALFHQPSVALPHKGIKEEPLSDDDGQTLEDRDLSRDELRARAMCIPFSVMQIVNMPVEEFLEVLEGHGFSTDQVTLLRDIRRRGKNKLAAQNCRKRKLDAITGLQEEVERLQAQRGRLLKEKQLTAKTMGAVGQQIKQLTRDVLARLRDSSGRPLNPERFTLQCGANGRVVVQPVRRPAVSTSTGNKTDKRKKDKKP
- the cbx3a gene encoding chromobox protein homolog 3a isoform X2, whose amino-acid sequence is MHNMGKKPNTKGKKDAHDTPEEPEEFVVEKVLDQRIVNGKVEFFLKWKGFTEADNTWEPEDNLDCPELISAFLEAQKNVKEKPAPVKRKASTDEPETEAKKKDVAEKPRGFARNLDPERIIGATDSSGELMFLMKWKDSDEADLVPAREANTRCPQVVISFYEERLTWHSCPEDEAQ
- the cbx3a gene encoding chromobox protein homolog 3a isoform X1, coding for MGKKPNTKGKKDAHDTPEEPEEFVVEKVLDQRIVNGKVEFFLKWKGFTEADNTWEPEDNLDCPELISAFLEAQKNVKEKPAPVKRKASTDEPETEAKKKDVAEKPRGFARNLDPERIIGATDSSGELMFLMKWKDSDEADLVPAREANTRCPQVVISFYEERLTWHSCPEDEAQ